In one window of Deinococcus reticulitermitis DNA:
- a CDS encoding transposase — MPGRTHNREFKREIVSQVESGQKTTAQLSREHHLSPSLIHRWRKEVEARGEAAFTDQARPDPTLEQRIAELERFCGQLSLENTILKKLLATYHSSIGTK, encoded by the coding sequence ATGCCCGGACGCACCCACAACCGCGAGTTCAAGCGGGAGATCGTCAGCCAGGTGGAGAGCGGCCAGAAGACCACCGCGCAGCTCAGTCGCGAACACCACCTCTCGCCGAGCCTGATTCATCGCTGGCGCAAGGAAGTCGAGGCCCGAGGGGAAGCGGCCTTCACCGATCAGGCCAGACCCGACCCGACACTGGAACAGCGGATTGCCGAACTGGAGCGGTTCTGTGGGCAGTTGTCGCTGGAGAACACGATCCTGAAAAAGTTGTTGGCGACGTACCACTCGTCCATAGGCACCAAATGA
- a CDS encoding IS3 family transposase, protein MIEDARSAHPEVSVRRLCELHGVSRSWFYEQQGREKMDPDRALVGEIEAVVEEFSGYGYRRVTHELARRGRPANHKRVLRVMRERRLLCRPKRRYRATTDSNHNEARFPNLLRQVVPMRPDQVWQADLTYVRVQQGFVYLACVLDGFTREVVGWSISKFLDADLPLTALDNARPARCPAPGLLHHSDQGVQYASRVYVDRLRSAGITPSMFRTGNPYDNAKMESFYKTLKTEEVNLQEYVDLDDARRHIGSFIEDLYNRRRLHSRLGYVSPAEFAARYTAAQM, encoded by the coding sequence ATGATCGAGGATGCGCGCAGCGCGCATCCGGAGGTGTCGGTACGTCGCCTGTGTGAGCTGCATGGGGTCAGCCGCTCGTGGTTCTACGAACAGCAGGGCCGGGAGAAAATGGACCCTGACCGGGCGCTGGTGGGCGAGATCGAGGCGGTGGTGGAAGAGTTCAGCGGCTACGGGTATCGGCGCGTGACCCACGAGCTGGCCCGGCGAGGCCGCCCGGCGAACCACAAGCGAGTGCTCCGCGTGATGCGCGAACGCCGCTTGTTATGCCGCCCGAAGCGCCGTTACCGGGCCACGACCGACTCGAACCACAACGAGGCCCGGTTTCCGAACTTGCTGCGCCAGGTCGTTCCGATGCGGCCCGATCAGGTATGGCAGGCCGATCTGACCTACGTGCGCGTCCAGCAGGGCTTCGTGTATCTGGCGTGTGTGTTGGACGGCTTCACTCGTGAGGTGGTGGGCTGGTCCATCTCGAAGTTCCTCGACGCCGACTTGCCGCTGACGGCACTGGACAACGCGCGGCCAGCGCGTTGTCCTGCCCCAGGGCTGCTGCATCATTCGGACCAGGGGGTGCAATACGCCAGCCGGGTCTACGTGGACCGCCTGCGGTCCGCGGGCATCACGCCGAGCATGTTCAGAACGGGCAATCCCTACGACAACGCCAAGATGGAGAGCTTCTACAAGACCCTGAAGACCGAGGAGGTTAACCTGCAAGAATATGTCGATCTGGACGATGCCCGGCGGCACATCGGGTCTTTCATTGAGGACCTGTACAACCGACGTCGACTGCACTCCAGACTGGGATACGTCTCACCTGCCGAGTTCGCTGCCCGCTACACTGCCGCCCAGATGTGA